The following proteins are encoded in a genomic region of Mustela erminea isolate mMusErm1 chromosome 3, mMusErm1.Pri, whole genome shotgun sequence:
- the BRIX1 gene encoding ribosome biogenesis protein BRX1 homolog has protein sequence MAAAKRKRRGGLAVQAKKPKRDEKAAKQPAKLRDMAEEAEEEERDRIPGPVCKGKWKNKERILIFSSRGINFRTRHLMQDLRMLMPHSKADTKMDRKDKLFVINEVCEMKNCNKCIYFEAKKKQDLYMWLSNSPHGPSAKFLVQNIHTLAELKMTGNCLKGSRPLLSFDPAFDESPHYTLLKELLIQIFSTPRYHPKSQPFVDHVFTFTILDNRIWFRNFQIIEEDAALVEIGPRFVLNLIKIFQGSFGGPTLYENPHYQSPNMHRRIVRSITAAKYKEKQQVKDAQKMKKKEPKTILPHDPTADVFVTPAEEKPIEIQWVKPEPKVDLKARKKRIYKRQRKMKQKMNSGKAK, from the exons ATGGCGGCGGCCAAGAGGAAGCGGCGTGGAGGCTTGGCGGTTCAGGCGAAAAAACCAAAAAGGGATGAAAAAGCTGCCAAGCAGCCAGCTAAGCTGCGCGACATGGCAGAAGAGgcggaagaagaagagagagaccgTATCCCAGGCCCCGTTTGCAAG ggcAAGTGGAAAAATAAGGAACGGATTCTTATCTTCTCTTCTAGAGGAATAAATTTCAGAACGAGACATTTAATGCAAGACTTGAGAATGTTGATGCCTCATTCTAAAGCAG atACAAAAATGGATCGTAAAGACAAGTTATTTGTCATTAATGAG GTTTGTGAAATGAAAAACTGCAATAAATGTATCTATTTTGAAGCTAAGAAAAAACAGGATCTCTATATGTG gcTTTCAAATTCACCTCATGGGCCATCTGCTAAATTCCTCGTTCAAAACA TCCATACCCTAGCTGAACTAAAGATGACCGGAAACTGTTTGAAAGGTTCTCGGCCCCTTTTGTCTTTTGACCCT gCTTTTGATGAATCACCACATTATACTTTGTTAAAAGAACTCTTAATTCAG atctTTAGTACACCACGATATCATCCCAAAAGCCAACCGTTTGTGGACCATGTATTTACTTTTACCATTTTGGATAATAGGATATGGTTTCGGAACTTTCAG ATAATAGAAGAAGATGCTGCTCTTGTAGAAATAGGACCTCGCTTTGTCTTAAATCTCATAAAGATTTTCCAGGGAAGTTTTGGAGGACCAACTTTATATGAAAATCCTCACTACCAGTCACCAAACATG CATCGGCGTATTGTAAGAAGCATCACAGctgcaaaatacaaagagaaacaaCAAGTGAAGGATGcgcagaaaatgaaaaagaaagaaccaaagacTATTCTTCCACATGATCCCACTGCAGATGTTTTTGTTACACCAGCTGAGGAGAAGCCAATAGAAATACAGTGGGTAAAGCCAGAGCCCAAAGTCGAtttgaaagcaagaaagaaaaggatttataaaaggcaaagaaaaatgaaacagaagatgaACAGTGGGAAAGCAAAATGA
- the RAD1 gene encoding cell cycle checkpoint protein RAD1 isoform X1, giving the protein MPLLTPQIQDENDYSLVASLDNVRNLSTILKAIHFREHATCFATKNGIKVTVENAKCVQANAFIQAGIFQEFIVQEESVTFRINLTVLLDCLSIFGSSPMPGTLTALRMCYQGYGYPLMLFLEEGGVVTVCKINTQEPEETLDFDFCSTNVINKIILQSEGLREAFSELDMTSEVLQITMSPDKPYFRLSTFGNAGSSHLDYPKDSDLMESFHCNQTQVNRYKISLLKPSTKALVLSCKVSIRTDNRGFLSLQYMIRNEDGQICFVEYYCCPDEEVPESES; this is encoded by the exons ATGCCCCTCCTAACCCCACAGATCCAAGACGAGAATGACTACAGCTTAGTGGCCAGTCTTGACAACGTTAGGAATCTCTCCACTATCTTGAAGGCTATTCATTTCCGAGAGCATGCTACGTGCTTCGCTACTAAAAATGGGATCAAGGTTACAGTGGAAAATGCAAAGTGTGTGCAAGCAAATGCTTTCATTCAG GCTGGAATATTTCAAGAGTTTATAGTTCAGGAAGAATCTGTTACTTTTCGAATAAATTTAACTGTCCTTTTAGACTGTTTATCAATTTTCGGATCAAGTCCTATGCCAG GGACTTTAACTGCACTTCGGATGTGTTACCAAGGTTATGGTTACCCTTTGATGCTATTTCTGGAAGAAGGAGGAGTGGTGACAGTCTGTAAAATCAATACTCAGGAGCCTGAGGAGACTCTGGATTTTGATTTCTGCAGCACCAATGTTATCAATAAGATTATTCTGCAGTCAGAGGGGCTCCGTGAAGCATTTTCTGAATTGGATATGACAAGTGAGGTGCTACAGATCACCATGTCTCCCGACAAGCCTTATTTCAG ATTATCTACTTTTGGGAATGCGGGAAGCTCCCACCTTGATtatcccaaagattctgatttgATGGAATCATTTCATTGTAACCAGACCCAGGTCAACAG ATACAAGATTTCTTTACTGAAACCTTCTACAAAGGCCTTAGTCCTGTCTTGTAAGGTATCTATTCGAACAGATAACCGAGGATTCCTCTCATTACAGTATATGATTAGAAATGAAGACGGACAGATATGTTTTGTGGAATATTACTGCTGCCCTGACGAGGAAGTTCCAGAATCAGAGTCTTAA
- the RAD1 gene encoding cell cycle checkpoint protein RAD1 isoform X2, translated as MPLLTPQIQDENDYSLVASLDNVRNLSTILKAIHFREHATCFATKNGIKVTVENAKCVQANAFIQAGIFQEFIVQEESVTFRINLTVLLDCLSIFGSSPMPGTLTALRMCYQGYGYPLMLFLEEGGVVTVCKINTQEPEETLDFDFCSTNVINKIILQSEGLREAFSELDMTSEVLQITMSPDKPYFRLSTFGNAGSSHLDYPKDSDLMESFHCNQTQVNSI; from the exons ATGCCCCTCCTAACCCCACAGATCCAAGACGAGAATGACTACAGCTTAGTGGCCAGTCTTGACAACGTTAGGAATCTCTCCACTATCTTGAAGGCTATTCATTTCCGAGAGCATGCTACGTGCTTCGCTACTAAAAATGGGATCAAGGTTACAGTGGAAAATGCAAAGTGTGTGCAAGCAAATGCTTTCATTCAG GCTGGAATATTTCAAGAGTTTATAGTTCAGGAAGAATCTGTTACTTTTCGAATAAATTTAACTGTCCTTTTAGACTGTTTATCAATTTTCGGATCAAGTCCTATGCCAG GGACTTTAACTGCACTTCGGATGTGTTACCAAGGTTATGGTTACCCTTTGATGCTATTTCTGGAAGAAGGAGGAGTGGTGACAGTCTGTAAAATCAATACTCAGGAGCCTGAGGAGACTCTGGATTTTGATTTCTGCAGCACCAATGTTATCAATAAGATTATTCTGCAGTCAGAGGGGCTCCGTGAAGCATTTTCTGAATTGGATATGACAAGTGAGGTGCTACAGATCACCATGTCTCCCGACAAGCCTTATTTCAG ATTATCTACTTTTGGGAATGCGGGAAGCTCCCACCTTGATtatcccaaagattctgatttgATGGAATCATTTCATTGTAACCAGACCCAGGTCAACAG TATATGA
- the RAD1 gene encoding cell cycle checkpoint protein RAD1 isoform X3 yields the protein MPGTLTALRMCYQGYGYPLMLFLEEGGVVTVCKINTQEPEETLDFDFCSTNVINKIILQSEGLREAFSELDMTSEVLQITMSPDKPYFRLSTFGNAGSSHLDYPKDSDLMESFHCNQTQVNRYKISLLKPSTKALVLSCKVSIRTDNRGFLSLQYMIRNEDGQICFVEYYCCPDEEVPESES from the exons ATGCCAG GGACTTTAACTGCACTTCGGATGTGTTACCAAGGTTATGGTTACCCTTTGATGCTATTTCTGGAAGAAGGAGGAGTGGTGACAGTCTGTAAAATCAATACTCAGGAGCCTGAGGAGACTCTGGATTTTGATTTCTGCAGCACCAATGTTATCAATAAGATTATTCTGCAGTCAGAGGGGCTCCGTGAAGCATTTTCTGAATTGGATATGACAAGTGAGGTGCTACAGATCACCATGTCTCCCGACAAGCCTTATTTCAG ATTATCTACTTTTGGGAATGCGGGAAGCTCCCACCTTGATtatcccaaagattctgatttgATGGAATCATTTCATTGTAACCAGACCCAGGTCAACAG ATACAAGATTTCTTTACTGAAACCTTCTACAAAGGCCTTAGTCCTGTCTTGTAAGGTATCTATTCGAACAGATAACCGAGGATTCCTCTCATTACAGTATATGATTAGAAATGAAGACGGACAGATATGTTTTGTGGAATATTACTGCTGCCCTGACGAGGAAGTTCCAGAATCAGAGTCTTAA